The nucleotide sequence TCCAGCAGGTGCAGATCATCGGCATGGTCGGCATCGCACAGACGCTGATCGTGCTGACCGCGGGCATCGATCTGTCGGTCGGCGCCATCACCGTGCTCGCCTCCGTGGTGATGGGCAAGGCGGCGGTGGACCAGGGTCTGCCCGTGCCACTGGCCCTGTTGCTCGGCGTCGTCATCGGCGGTGTCTGCGGCGGACTCAACGGCGTGCTGGTCACCCGGTTCCGCATTCCGCCGTTCATCGCCACGCTCGGCACCCTCAGCGTCTTCTCGGCCCTGACCCTCTTCTACTCGCGGAGCGAGACGATCCGGGCTCAGGACGTGCCGCCCCTGCTGAGCTGGCCGGGCCGCTCCATCGACGTCCTGGGCACCGATGTGACCTACAGCTCGCTGCTGATGATCGGCTGTTTCGCCGCCGTGGCCTATCTGCTGCGGGGCACCGCGTGGGGCGCCCATCTGCACGCGGTGGGAGACAACCGCGAAGGGGCCCGCCTCAGCGGGATCCGCACCGGCCGGGTGCTGCTCAGCGTGTATGTCGTGGCCGGGCTGATCTGCGGTCTCGCCGCGTGGTTCCTCATCGGACGGATCGGCTCGGTCAGCCCGCAGGCCGGCGAGAACCTCAACCTCCAGTCCATCACCGCCGTCGTCATCGGCGGCACCAGCCTCTTCGGCGGCCGTGGCCACGTCCTCGGCACCCTCCTCGGGTCCCTCATCGTGGGCGTGTTCAGCAGTGGGCTCGCCCTGTCCGGAGTGGACGCCCTGTGGCAGGTCTTCACCGTCGGTGTCCTGGTGATCGTGGCCGTCGCCGCCGACCAGTGGATCCGGAAGGTGGCGGCATGAAGCCCGGGAACACCAGCACCGATGTGCTCGCCCTGGAGGCGCGCGGCCTGGTCAAGCGCTACGGACACGTCACCGCCCTCGGCGGGGCCGATGTCGAGCTGCGCGCCGGCGAGGTCCTCGCCGTCATCGGCGACAACGGCGCCGGCAAGTCGACGCTCATCAAGTGCCTCTCCGGGGCGGAGGTCCCCGACGCCGGGGAGATCCGCCTCTTCGGGGAGCGGGTGCGGTTCCGCAACCCGCTGGACGCGCGGGATCATGGACTGGAGACCGTCTACCAGAATCTGGCCGTGGCTCCCTCCCGGGACATCCCCGCCAACCTCTTCCTGGGCCGTGAGCGCCGCAGGTCCGGCCCGCTCGGCAGCGTCTTCCGCCTGCTGGACAAGAAGGGGATGCGGGAGGAGACCCGGAAACTGCTCACCTCCCTCGGGCTGCTGACCATCCAGAATTTCTCCCAGCCGGTGGAAACGCTCTCCGGCGGGCAGCGCCAGGGCGTCGCGGTCGCACGCGCCGCCTGCTTCGGCAGCCGGGTGATCATCATGGACGAGCCGACGGCGGCGCTCGGAGTGCGGGAGTCGCAGCGGGTGCTCGACCTCATCCGCGAAATCCGCGACCGGGGCGTGCCGGTCATCCTGATCAGCCACGACATGCCCCATGTCTTCGACGTCGCCGACCGCATCCATGTTCAGCGGCTGGGCCGGCGTGTCGCCCTGGTGCGCACCTCCGACATCTCGATGCCCGACGCCGTCGCGCTGATGACCGGAGCGCTGGACCCGGCGGAGCTCGACGGCAGATCCCCCGCGGGCAACCCATGACCGCACGCAGCGACCACACCCTTACGTATCGGGAGCACGCATGAACGTCATCCGGCCCGCCGTGCGCCGTGTCTCCGGCACCCCCCTCACCGGCACCTTCGCCGCCCCCGAGGAGGCCGGGCCCGACGAGGTGACGCTGTGGTGGCTCGGCCAGGCCGGATTCGCCCTGCGCCACCGCGGCCGGCTGATCCTGATCGACCCGTACCTCTCGGACACCCTCGCCGGGAAGTACCGCGGCACGCTCTTCCCGCACCGCCGGATGCACCCCGTCCCGGTGGCGCCGGAGGCCATCCGCGGGGTCGACGCGGTGCTGTGCACGCACGGACACACCGACCACATGGACCCGGGCACCATCCGCGCCCTGCTCCCGCACAACGACCCGCGCTTCGTCGTCCCGCGCGCCGAGCGGGAACGGGCCCTGGAGCGTGGCGTTCCCGCGAGCCGCCTGACCGGCACCACCGCGGGCGAGCACGTGGAACTGGGGGACGGCATCACCGTCGAACCGGTCCCCGCCGCCCATGAACGGCTCGAACAGGACGAGAACGGCGACCACCGCTTCCTCGGATACGTGCTCACGGTCGGCGCTGTCCGCGTCTACCACTCCGGCGACTGCGTCCCCTACGACGGACAGGCCGAACTGCTCCGCACACTCCGCGCCGATGTGGCGCTGCTGCCCGTCAACGGGCGCGACCGCCACCGCACCGACAACGGCGTCCCCGGCAACTTCACCGTCCGGGAAGCGGCCGAGCTGTGCGAGGCGGCCGGGATCCCGCAGCTGCTCTGCCACCACTTCGGCCTGTTCGACTTCAACACCGTCGACCCCGAGGACGCCCGCGACGAACTGCGGCGCCGTGTCACGCGCCACGCCACGCCACTGTCCTGGACCGTGCCGCGGGTGGGCGACGCCTACGTCCTCACCCCGGGCGACACCACCGCGAAAGAGGACCGATGAACCCCAGCGAACTCCTCGGCGAACTGCGCCGCGTCCGGGTCGTCCCGGTCGTCACCCTGCCCCACGTACGCCACGCCGACCCGCTCGGCGAGACACTGCTCGGAGCGGGGCTGCCGGTCGCCGAGATCACCTTCCGCAGCCCGGCCGCCCGGGACGGGATCGCCACGCTGCGCGCCCGCCACCCCGGGCTGCTGGTCGGCGCCGGTACGGTCCTGGACCGCGCGACCGCGGACCACGCCATCGACGCGGGAGCCCAGTTCGTGGTCGCGCCCGGCTTCAGCCCGGACGTCGTGGACCACTGCCTGGAGCGGGAGATCCCCGTCGTCCCCGGCATCAACAGCCCCACCGGCATCGAGGCGGCCCTGGCCAGGGGACTGCCCCTGGTGAAGTACTTCCCGGCCGAGGCGTCGGGCGGACTGCGGCTGCTGGACGCCATGGCGGCTCCGTACGACGGGATGGCGTTCATGCCCACGGGCGGCCTGACACCGGACAACCTCCCCGACTATCTGAGCCGACCGCACGTGGCCGCCTGCGGCGGCACCTGGATCGCCAGTACGGCGCTGCTGGCCGAGGGCGACTACGAGGCCATCGGGCGCAACGCCCGCCGCGCGGTCGAGATCGCGGCCGAGGCCACCCCTTAAAGCCACACTCCGCCGCGCCCCCTCGAAGCGCGCGGAATGGAACACCCACCCACCACACCCCAAAGGGACAGCATGACCACCACCTATGAACCCGCTCCCGGCACGGCGCTTGAGGGCAAGGTCGCCATCATCACCGGTGGCGCCTCCGGCATCGGCGAGGCCGTCGGCCGGATCTTCGCGGCCAACCGGGCCAAGGTCCTCCTGGTCGACACCGACGGCACACGACTCCAGCAGGTCGTCACCTCCATCCAGTCCCAGGGCGGCAGCTGCGTGGGCGTCGAAGCCGACGTCACCGAGGAAGACCAGGTCCAGAGCTTCTTCCGGACCGCCGTGGACGAGTGGGGGCAGGTCGATCTGCTCGTCAACAGCGCGGGCCGCGACTCTCTTTCACCCCCGGTGACCGAGGTGACGCTGGATGAGTGGAACAAGACCATCGGCCCCAATCTGACCGCGGTCTTCCTGTGCTGCCGCGAGGCGTTCCGCATCATGGAGCAGCAGCCCACCGGCGGGCGCATCATCAATATGGGGTCCTCCTCGGCCCGGTTGGCCTCCGGCCCCGGCCACAGCCCCTACCGCGCCTCCAAGCACGGGATGATGGGATTCAGCAAGAACATTCTCCTTGAGGGCAAGGAGAAGAACATCGGTGTGACGGTGATCAACCCGTCCCACGTCAAGACCCCGATGACCGAGATCATCGACAAGGGCCTGTACGACGGCGACATCCCCGCCTACCTCGACGGCTGGCTGGACGACAAGGAACTCGCCGAGGGCATCCACGCCAGCTGCATCGACGTCGACAACGTCGCCGAGGTCTCCCTCTACGTGGCCACGCGCACGCCCGACGTCACCATCCCCCAGATCGCGCTCTACCCGACGCACAAGGCACACCGCTACGGCATGGAAGTCTGAGGCGGACGAGCGATGAAAGCAGCAGTACTGCAATCGAAGGGCGTCCTCACCCTCACCGACGTCCCTGCCCCCGCTCCCGTGGGCGACCGCTCCGTCCTCGTCCGCGTCGGCGGTGTCGGCGTGTGCGGCTCGGACGTGCTGAGATACGGCCGCGGGAAGGCGTATCACTATCCGCTCGTCCTGGGCCACGAGTTCTCCGCCGTGGTCGAGGAGGCGCCGGAGGGAAGCCGCTTCCGTCCCGGGGACCGCGCCGCGGTCTTCCCCCTTCTGCCCGACCCGGCCGACCCGATGACCCAGATCGGCGAGTACGCCGTAAGCACCGGCTACGACTACTACGGGTCGCGGCGCGATGGTGCGATGGCGGAGTTCCTCCAGGTGCCCGAGGCCAATCTGGTGCCGGTGGCGCGGGATGTGCCGCTGGTCCACGCAGCCATGGTGGAGCCCGCCGCGGTCGCCCTGCACGCCATGCTGAAGTTCCAGCTGCCCGCCCATGCCACCGCGCTGGTGATCGGCGCCGGACCCATCGGCGCGCTGGCCGCCCAATGGCTTCGCATCCTGGGCGCCAGCGAGGTGTACGTGGCCGATGTCGACGAGCGCAAGCGCGCGGTCATGGCCGGTCTCGGCTTCCCGGTCATCGACGCGTCCGCGGGTGACACGGTGGACGCGGTCCGTGAGCTGACCGGCGGCCGGGGCGTGGACTGCGCGGTGGAGGCGAGCGGTCTGCCCGCCACCCTGATCCAGGCCATCACTGCGGCGGCCCCGCTCGGCCAGGTCATGCTGCTCGGCGACCTGTCCGGCGATCTGACCCTGCCCCGCGCCCTGGTCTCCTCCGTCCTCCGCCGTGAGCTGCGTGTCTACGGCACCTGGAACTCCAGGATCACCCCGGCCGGACGCAGCGAATGGGACATGGTGGTCCACCATCTGGGCCGCGATCTGAAGGTGGCGCCACTCATCAGCCACACCCCGAGCCTGGAGGAGGCACCGGCGATGTTCGCCGACATGCTGGAGCGCCGCACCTGGTACAACAAGGTCGTCTTCGCGGTCGCCGACCAGGCCCAGGCCGAGCTCATCCGGCCCGGTGTCGTGGGAGGTGTCGCATGAAGGCCGCCGTTCTGCGCCGACCCGGGGAGCTGGCGGTCGAGGACGTGCCCGAGCCCACCGTCGTCGGCGACGACCTGCTGGTGCGGGTCCGGGCGGCCTCCATCTGCGGCACCGACCTGCGCATCTTCAAGCACGGCCACTTCAAGATCCCGGACGGGCAGCGCCGGGTGCTGGGCCACGAGGTGGCGGGGGACGTGGTGGCGGCCGGGCCGCGGGTGTCCGCGTTCCACCCGGGCATGCGGGTCACCGTCACCCCGAACGTGGGCTGTGGCCGCTGCGACATGTGCCGCCACGGCTACAACAACATGTGCCCCGACTACGAGGCGTTCGGGATCAGCATCGACGGCGGCTTCCAGGAGCTGCTTCGGGTGCCCGGCTTCGCCGTCCAGCGCGGCAACGTCTTCGAGATCCCCGATGGTGTCTCGTACGCGGAGGCGGCCCTGGTGGAACCGTTCTCCTGCTGCTACAGCGGGCAGCGCGGGCTCCGGGTGGGCCCCGAGGACGTCGTGGTCATCACCGGCGCGGGTCCCATCGGCGCGTTCCATGTGCTGCTCGGCAAGCTCGCCGGGGCCCGCAAGGTGATCATCTCCAACCGCAGCCGCCCCCGGCTGGACCTCGCCGCCCGGCTCGGCGCCGATGTGTGCGTCGGGGTCCGCGAACAGGACCTGGCCGAGGTCGTCCGCGAGCACACCGACGGCCGGGGCGCGGACGTGGTCATCACGGCCGTGTCCGATCCCCAGGTGCAGGCGCAGGCGGCGGAGTTGCTCGCCCCGCACGGCCGGCTCAACTACTTCGCCGGCCTCGGCGCCGCGCGGACCATTCCCCTCGACACCAACGCCGTGCACTACAAGGGCCTCACCCTGACCGGGACGACCGGCTCGACCAACGGCGACTACGGCCGTTGTCTGCGGCTGGTCGGCGAGCGCCGCGTCGATCTGTCACCGCTGATCAGTGAGGTGTTCCCCCTGGAGAAGATCCACGACGCCTTCGGCTACGCGGCCTCCGGGGCCGGAATGAAGGCCATGGTCGCGTTCGACGGCGACCCCCACGCCACCACGACACGCCCCGTGGCTCCGGGGGAAGGCAGGTGACTCCATGACCCACCGCTACGTCATGGCCCTCGACGCCGGTACCACCAGCATCCGGGCCATCCTCTTCGACAAGGCGGGCGACATCGCCGCGGTCGCCAGCCAGGAGTTCCCCCAGATCTATCCGCAGCCCGGCTGGGTCGAGCACAACCCGCTCGACATCTGGAACACGCAGGTCACCGTCGCCAAGCAGGTGCTGGCCCAGGCCGAATGCGGCGCCGAGGACATCGCCGCGATCGGCGTCACCAACCAGCGCGAAACTGTGGTGATCTGGGACCGTGCCACCGGAGAGCCCATCCACCACGCGATCGTGTGGCAGGACCGCCGCACCGCCGCGCTGTGCGAGGAGCTCAAGGCCCGCGGCCTGGAGGAGCACGTCAAGCGGACCACCGGGCTGATCATCGACGCCTACTTCTCCGGCACCAAGGTGAAGTGGATCCTCGACAACGTCCCCGGCGCACGGCAGCGCGCCGACCGCGGCGAGCTCGCCTTCGGCACCGTCGACAGCTGGCTGATCTGGAACCTCACCGGCGGCGCCGCACACGTCACCGACTACACCAACGCCTCGCGCACCATGCTGTTCGACATCACCCGTCTCGACTGGGACCAGCGGCTGCTCGACGAGCTCGACATCCCCCGCGCGATCCTGCCCGAGGTGCGCCCCACCAGCGAGGTCTACGGCCACACCGATGAGTCGGTGCTGCTCGGCGCCCGGATCCCGGTCGCCTCGGCCGTCGGCGACCAGCAGGGCGCGCTGTTCGGCCAGGCGTGCTTCGAGGTGGGCACGGTGAAGGCCACGTACGGCACCGGGGCCTCACTGGTCCTCAACACCGGCGAGGGCCCCGTCTTCAGCGACAGCGGCATGCTGACCACCATCGCCTGGGGCGTCGACGGCGGTGTGGAGTACGCCCTGGAAGGTCTGATCTTCGTGGCCGCCGCCTCCATCCAGTGGCTGCGCGACGAGCTGCAGATCGTCTACGACGCCGAGGACACCGAGTACGCCGCCCGGGATGTTCCCGACACCAACGGCGTCTATGTCGTACCGGCCTTCGTCGGGCTCGCCGCCCCGTACTGGGACCAGTACGCCCGCGGCGCCATCCTCGGCCTGACCCGCGGCGCCAGCCGCAAGCACGTCATCCGCGCCACGCTGGAGTCCATCGCCTACCAGATCCGCGACGTCATCACCTGCATGGAGGCCGACTCGGGCATCTCCACCCGGGAGATCAAGGTCGATGGCGGAGCCACCGCCAACAACTTCCTCATGCAGTTCCAGGCCGACATCCTCGACGTCCCCGTACTGCGACCCACCGTCATCGAGTCCTCGGCCCGCGGCGCGGCCTTTCTCGCCGGCCTGGCCACCGGGTTCTGGACGGACCGGGCCGAGCTGACCGACACCTTCCGGCTCGAGCGCCGCTTCGACTGTGCGATGGACCGCGCCCGGGCCGACCGGCTCTACGCGGGCTGGCAGAAGGCGGTGGGCTGCGCCCGGGACTGGGAGGAGCACTGACCCGGCCGCCCATCCGGCCCGTACCACCGCACGGCTCCGCAGAAGGAGAAACCCACATGCCGCGGACGTATCCCGCCGCCGCCCGCCCGACGATGTACTTCATCGGCGTCACCACCACCAAGTCGTCCATCATGAAGGTCTTTCCGGCCTGGGCGCGTGAGCTGAACCTCGACGCCGTCATCGAGGGCATCGACCTTCCGCTGGACGACACCCCCGGCCACTACCGGGAGGTCGTCGACTTCATCAAGCACGACCCGCACTCGCTGGGCGCGCTCGTCACCACCCACAAGCTCAACCTCTACAAGGCCGCCCACGACCTGTTCGACGGCGTCGGCCACGAAACCGAACTGCTGGACGAGGTCAGCAGCATCTCCAAGCGCGGAGGCCGGCTGTGGGGCCATGCCATGGACCCCCTCACCAGCGGCCTGTCCCTGGAGGCCATCGTGCCCGACGGCCACTGGGCCCGCACCGGGGGCGAACTGCTGCTGCTCGGGGCGGGCGGCTCCGCCCTCGCCCTCACCCTGTACCTGCACAACCGCGCGGCGGCCGGTGGCGACGTCCCCTCCCGCATCGTGGTCACGGGCCGCCGCGAGGCCCGGCTGCGCGAGATGCGCACCGTCCACGAACGCCTCGGCTTCACCATCCCCATCGACTACCAGCTCGCCCCCGAGCCGCGCGACAACGACGCCCAGCTGCGGACACTCGCTCCCGGCTCCGTCGTGGTCAACGCGACCGGACTCGGCAAGGACCGGCCCGGATCCCCGCTCACCGACGCCGCCCACTTCCCCCAGGACGGCATCGCCTGGGACTTCAACTACCGCGGCGACCTGGTCTTCCTGGACCAGGCACGGGCCCAGCAGGGCGCCCGCGAGCTGAACGTGGTCGACGGCTGGCTGTACTTCATCCACGGCTGGACCCGCGTCATGGCCGAGGTCTTCCACCTCGACATCCCCACCCACGGCCCCACCTTCGAGCGGCTGTCCCGCATCGCCCGCGACGTCACCAAGGAGAACGCATGAGCGCCACCGCCCCCCGCCCGGCCGTCGTCACCGACTTCAGCCTCGTCACCGGGCTCTCCCAGAGCAAGAAGCCGCTCCAGCGCCGCATCTCCGCCATGGCCGGGATGTACGCCGACCAGGAGGCCGCGCGGCGCCTGGCCGAAGAGGACGTCCTGGTCTACGAGTTCTTCGACATGGGCGTCCCCCAGAGCCCGGGCGAGGTGGCCTACGGCACCAGCATCACCTACCCGGGCAAGGTCGGCGACGAGTACTTCATGACCAAGGGTCACTTCCACTCCGTGCTCGACACCGCCGAGATCTACTACTGCCTGCGCGGCCGGGGCCTGATGATGATGGAGAACCCCGAGGGCGATGTGCAGTGGGAGGAGTTCACCCCCGGCAAGGGCGTCTACGTCCCCGGCCGGTATGCCCACCGCTCCATCAACACCTCGCCCGACGAGCCGCTGATCACCTTCTTCGCCTTCCCCGGCCACGCCGGACACGACTACGGCACCATCGAGTCCAAGGGCTTCCGCAAGATCGTGGTGGAGCGCGACGGCGCCCCGGCGGTCGTGGACAACCCGAAGTGGGCCCAGTGACGGCCCGGATCGCCGTGACGCCCCGCTCGCTGTCCCAGGGCGGTCACCCCGCGCTGGCCGCCTTGGAGGCGGCGGGCTACGACGTGGTCTTCCCCACCCCCGGGCGCCAGCCCACCCGGGAGGAACAGCTGCGGTTCCTGCCCGCGTGCGTCGGCTATCTCGCCGGGGTCGAGCCCATCACCCGCGAGGTGCTGGCCGCGGCCCCCGCCCTCAAGGTCATCAGCCGCAACGGGGTCGGAGTCGACTCCGTCGACCTGACCGCCGCCGCCGAGCAGGGGGTGGCCGTCGAGACCGCCGCCGGAGCCAACGCCCAGGGCGTCGCCGAACTCGCCATCGCCCTCCTGCTCGCCGGGCTGCGCCGCATCCCACCGCAGGACGCGGCCCTCAAGGCCGGGAGATGGCAGCGGATCGAGGGCCGGGAAGTGGTGGGACGCACCCTCGGCGTCGTGGGGTGCGGGCAGATCGGCCGCCGGGTCGTCCGGCTCGGACTCGGGCTCGGCATGTCCGTACGCGCCTTCGACGCGTTCCCCGACCCGGAGTTCACCCCCGCCGGGGACTTCTCGTACACCACGCTGGAGGACCTGCTCGCCCACTCGGACGCGGTGACCCTGCACTGTCCGCCCGCGGAGCGGCCACTGATCGACAAGGGCGCCATCGCGGCCATGCGGCCCGGTGCCTATCTGATCAACACCGCCCGCTCGAGCCTGGTCGACGACGGCGCGGTCCTCGAGGCCCTCGCCGGGGGCAGGCTCATCGGGTACGCCACCGATGTGTACGACCAGGAGCCGCCCGCGCCCCAGGAGCTGCTGCGTCATCCGCAGGTGATCACCACACCCCATATCGGGGGGTACACCGGGGAGAGTGTGGAGCGCGCCACCCGCGCGGCCGTGGAGAATCTGCTACGGGTACTTAACCCCCCTTCCTGAGACCACGGAGCGAGTCATGGCTGTCCCGGCGGATGAGGCCGGCAATGTGCTGCACCTCATCACCAGCAAGCTGCCCTACCTACCGGGCGCGCTGCGCCAGATCGGCGAGTATCTGCTGGCCCACCCCCAGCAGGCGCAGTCGATGACCATTTCGCAGCTCGCCTCGGCCTGTGGAGTGGCCGAGTCGACGGTCTCCCGGTTCGTCCGCGAGCTGCGCATGGACAGCTATCACTCGCTCCGCCTCAGCCTCGCCGAGGCCACCTTCGCCACCCGGCAGGCCGGCGCGGGCCGGGACGAGGAGTTCGTCTACGAGGGCATCCTCCGCGGTGACGAGCCCCCTGCCATCGTGGGCAAGATCGAGCGCAGCAGCCGCCAGACGCTGGCACAGACCGCCAAGCAGGTCAGCGGCGACGCCATCAGCCGCGCCGTCGACCTGCTGCACGACGCGGACGCGGTGGTGTTCTGCTGCATGGGCTCCTCCAGCATCGCCGCGGAGGAGGGGGTCATGCGGTTCACCCGGGCGGGCAAGAAGTGTCTGCTCTACCGCGACCAGAGCGTGCAGGTCATGCTGGCCACCATCCTGACGCCGCGGGATGTGCTGATCGGCATCAGCGACTCCGGCAAGTCCACCGCGATCGTGGACGCCATGCGGCTCGCCCGGCAGACCGGGGCCACCTCGATCGGCATCACCTCGGCCCAGGACAGCCCGCTGGCGGAGCTCAGCGACGTACCGCTGTTCACCTCGAACGTCACGGGGGAGGGGCTGTACGGGGAGTCCGTCACCTCCAAATGGGGCCAGCTCCTGCTGATCGACATCCTCTACGCCACCTACGCGGCGCGCCACTTCGACGACACGCTCCAGCACCTCAAGGAGACCTACGAGGCGGGCATCCGCCACTCCCGTTCCCCCGGAAGCCCGCCGACGGAGAGCTGACCCCCGGGGCCGGTCACCTGGACACGATGTGCAGGATCGCCGTGCCGTCCTCGCCGGCCGCCATCTGGATCACCACGGCGCCGGGCTGAGCGGCCGGCCGCATGGTGTCCACCCTTCCGCACGAGTTGCTGCTGCCGTGGTCGCGCAGCACGGTGATGCACCCCTGGCCCGGACCGCTCGCCCCGCCCTGGGACCGGCCATTGCCCGACTTCACCGTGTACTCGACCTTGTTCGGCCCGACCTCGGTCACCGTCAGCGTCGCCGGACCGGCCGGGCTCGTGAACCGGACCGTCACCGGACCGGACACCGCGATCTCGCAGTTGCCGTCCGCACAGGCGGCGACATCACGCCCGTCCGCCGCCGGTACGGAGGGTTTCGCCGAGGCGCTGCGACCGCCGGACGGGCTTTTCGAGGGCGGCGCGGAACGGGACGCCGACGGCTGGTCATCGCGCGAGGGCGCCCCGTCGGTCTCGTCCGAGCCACCGCAGCCGGCCACGGCCACAGCGGTCAGTACCGCCAGCCCAAGACCCACTCCCGGCCGACGCGCTCGTAGCCTTCGCGCCCTGCGTACCGATGTCGTCGCGGCCATGGTGTCCCCCGTGTTCCCGTCGATGCGTGCCAAGGTACCCGCCGCTCGCGCGATCGCCCCCGCAGGACGCCGATCCGGGTCGCGCGCCGCCTCGTCTGCCGTAGCCCACGGACCTGCCCGCCGGTCGCTCAGGTGGCCCGTAGCGTCGCGGTGGCGATTTCCAGGAAGTCGCGCAGCACCTTCTCCCGCCGGTCCGCGAGGGCGGCCAGGCAGGTCTCGACCGATGGGGCGTCCGTGACGGGGAGGTGGACGAGGTCGGGGCGGGAGTAGGACCGCGCGACGCTCAGCGGGACCAGCGCGATGCCCTGCCCGGAGGCGATGAGCTCGAACTTCTCTTCGAGCGACGACGTCCGTCGCGTCGGCGCGTCGAGCATCCGCTCACCGTCGAGGTCGGCGTAGGTGAGCTCCTGACGGAAGGCCAGCGGATGCGTCGCGGGCATACAGGCCACCCTGGTCTCGTGGCCGATGGGGATGATGCGCAAGTCCGAGTGGTCGAACGGCCGCCGCAGGTAGGCGACTTGGGCCCGGCCGTCCCGGAGCGGCGCGTCCTGCTCCCACCAGCGCACCGGGACGACATCGGTCTCGACGTCCGGGTGGCGCGATGAGAACGCCCGGATCGCCTCCGACACATGCAGCCCCGAGCAGAAGGCCACCACGAGCCGCTGGACGCCCCGATCCACGTCGTGCACGCTCCGCACCGCCGAGGCGACGGTCGCGAGGATCCGCTGTGCCTCCTCGTAGAGCCGCTTCCCGGCATCGGTCAGCTCCACGCTGCGGGTGGTCCGGACGAGCAGAGTGCACTCCATTTCCTGCTCGAAGGCCCTGATCTGGCGGCTGAGGACCGGCTGGGCTATGTAGAGCTGTTCCGCCGCCCGGCCGAAGTGCCGGTGCTCGGCCACCGCGACGAAGTAGCGGAGCTTGCGCAGATCGAGATCCATGCCCTGAAGGTATCAATCGCCGGGAAGGGTATTGGACGCCCGCAGGTGGCCGCCCCGAGACTCAAAGCATGATCGTCATCACCGCTCCCACCGGCCAGATCGGCGGCCGGCTCCTGGACATCCTGCTCAACGAGGCCCCCGACCGAGGCGAAGAGCTGCGGGTCATCGTGCGCGACCCCGCGAGGCTCCCCGACGCGGTCCGCGCCCGCGTCGACGTCGTCACCGGCTCGCACGGCGACGCCGAGGTCGTCGACC is from Streptomyces hygroscopicus and encodes:
- a CDS encoding beta-lactamase, which translates into the protein MNVIRPAVRRVSGTPLTGTFAAPEEAGPDEVTLWWLGQAGFALRHRGRLILIDPYLSDTLAGKYRGTLFPHRRMHPVPVAPEAIRGVDAVLCTHGHTDHMDPGTIRALLPHNDPRFVVPRAERERALERGVPASRLTGTTAGEHVELGDGITVEPVPAAHERLEQDENGDHRFLGYVLTVGAVRVYHSGDCVPYDGQAELLRTLRADVALLPVNGRDRHRTDNGVPGNFTVREAAELCEAAGIPQLLCHHFGLFDFNTVDPEDARDELRRRVTRHATPLSWTVPRVGDAYVLTPGDTTAKEDR
- a CDS encoding 2-dehydro-3-deoxyphosphogluconate aldolase/4-hydroxy-2-oxoglutarate aldolase, producing the protein MNPSELLGELRRVRVVPVVTLPHVRHADPLGETLLGAGLPVAEITFRSPAARDGIATLRARHPGLLVGAGTVLDRATADHAIDAGAQFVVAPGFSPDVVDHCLEREIPVVPGINSPTGIEAALARGLPLVKYFPAEASGGLRLLDAMAAPYDGMAFMPTGGLTPDNLPDYLSRPHVAACGGTWIASTALLAEGDYEAIGRNARRAVEIAAEATP
- a CDS encoding short-chain dehydrogenase; its protein translation is MTTTYEPAPGTALEGKVAIITGGASGIGEAVGRIFAANRAKVLLVDTDGTRLQQVVTSIQSQGGSCVGVEADVTEEDQVQSFFRTAVDEWGQVDLLVNSAGRDSLSPPVTEVTLDEWNKTIGPNLTAVFLCCREAFRIMEQQPTGGRIINMGSSSARLASGPGHSPYRASKHGMMGFSKNILLEGKEKNIGVTVINPSHVKTPMTEIIDKGLYDGDIPAYLDGWLDDKELAEGIHASCIDVDNVAEVSLYVATRTPDVTIPQIALYPTHKAHRYGMEV
- a CDS encoding alcohol dehydrogenase, whose product is MKAAVLQSKGVLTLTDVPAPAPVGDRSVLVRVGGVGVCGSDVLRYGRGKAYHYPLVLGHEFSAVVEEAPEGSRFRPGDRAAVFPLLPDPADPMTQIGEYAVSTGYDYYGSRRDGAMAEFLQVPEANLVPVARDVPLVHAAMVEPAAVALHAMLKFQLPAHATALVIGAGPIGALAAQWLRILGASEVYVADVDERKRAVMAGLGFPVIDASAGDTVDAVRELTGGRGVDCAVEASGLPATLIQAITAAAPLGQVMLLGDLSGDLTLPRALVSSVLRRELRVYGTWNSRITPAGRSEWDMVVHHLGRDLKVAPLISHTPSLEEAPAMFADMLERRTWYNKVVFAVADQAQAELIRPGVVGGVA
- a CDS encoding molecular chaperone GroES codes for the protein MKAAVLRRPGELAVEDVPEPTVVGDDLLVRVRAASICGTDLRIFKHGHFKIPDGQRRVLGHEVAGDVVAAGPRVSAFHPGMRVTVTPNVGCGRCDMCRHGYNNMCPDYEAFGISIDGGFQELLRVPGFAVQRGNVFEIPDGVSYAEAALVEPFSCCYSGQRGLRVGPEDVVVITGAGPIGAFHVLLGKLAGARKVIISNRSRPRLDLAARLGADVCVGVREQDLAEVVREHTDGRGADVVITAVSDPQVQAQAAELLAPHGRLNYFAGLGAARTIPLDTNAVHYKGLTLTGTTGSTNGDYGRCLRLVGERRVDLSPLISEVFPLEKIHDAFGYAASGAGMKAMVAFDGDPHATTTRPVAPGEGR
- a CDS encoding Glycerol kinase; this translates as MTHRYVMALDAGTTSIRAILFDKAGDIAAVASQEFPQIYPQPGWVEHNPLDIWNTQVTVAKQVLAQAECGAEDIAAIGVTNQRETVVIWDRATGEPIHHAIVWQDRRTAALCEELKARGLEEHVKRTTGLIIDAYFSGTKVKWILDNVPGARQRADRGELAFGTVDSWLIWNLTGGAAHVTDYTNASRTMLFDITRLDWDQRLLDELDIPRAILPEVRPTSEVYGHTDESVLLGARIPVASAVGDQQGALFGQACFEVGTVKATYGTGASLVLNTGEGPVFSDSGMLTTIAWGVDGGVEYALEGLIFVAAASIQWLRDELQIVYDAEDTEYAARDVPDTNGVYVVPAFVGLAAPYWDQYARGAILGLTRGASRKHVIRATLESIAYQIRDVITCMEADSGISTREIKVDGGATANNFLMQFQADILDVPVLRPTVIESSARGAAFLAGLATGFWTDRAELTDTFRLERRFDCAMDRARADRLYAGWQKAVGCARDWEEH
- a CDS encoding shikimate dehydrogenase, whose translation is MPRTYPAAARPTMYFIGVTTTKSSIMKVFPAWARELNLDAVIEGIDLPLDDTPGHYREVVDFIKHDPHSLGALVTTHKLNLYKAAHDLFDGVGHETELLDEVSSISKRGGRLWGHAMDPLTSGLSLEAIVPDGHWARTGGELLLLGAGGSALALTLYLHNRAAAGGDVPSRIVVTGRREARLREMRTVHERLGFTIPIDYQLAPEPRDNDAQLRTLAPGSVVVNATGLGKDRPGSPLTDAAHFPQDGIAWDFNYRGDLVFLDQARAQQGARELNVVDGWLYFIHGWTRVMAEVFHLDIPTHGPTFERLSRIARDVTKENA
- a CDS encoding glucose-6-phosphate isomerase translates to MSATAPRPAVVTDFSLVTGLSQSKKPLQRRISAMAGMYADQEAARRLAEEDVLVYEFFDMGVPQSPGEVAYGTSITYPGKVGDEYFMTKGHFHSVLDTAEIYYCLRGRGLMMMENPEGDVQWEEFTPGKGVYVPGRYAHRSINTSPDEPLITFFAFPGHAGHDYGTIESKGFRKIVVERDGAPAVVDNPKWAQ